The Salmo trutta chromosome 22, fSalTru1.1, whole genome shotgun sequence genome contains the following window.
aggtccaattaaatgagagatgtgCATGGTAAGTTGTTGTATGGCTCCTTCAGGAATATAAACCTAATCAAGACCAGAAAAGGTAATGAATATATTCTGCAATGGTTATAAAATATATAGGAAAAAGATTCCTATTTCTAATTATTTTAGATTCTAAAAGAAAAATGGATCCTCTCAGTAATGGTAAATGGCTgcattcttttatttttttactgtttttagttttttatgAATATGCATATCTGCGATTTGCACAAATGACTTACTTGCCAGCTTGCAATACAATATTTCAATCACAAGCAGATGTGCTTACGCATGATCTAAAGTTGGCAGGGATGTGAGCACATTATCACAGCaagtacattttttataaatgccaactttAGCGTGAACTGGCACACGCACATTTTGGGGTATATTTTGTTTATACGCACAGTTTATAAATGAGACCCCAGGATGTTGTTTGTGTTGTGACTACATTTCTTCTCTCCTAATTAGTAGTTTGACCGTCCATTTTTATTTCCTTGCAGCTCGAGTCCCCAAGAAAATTCTCAAGTGCAAAGCTGTGTCCAGAGAGCTAAATTTCTCTTCATCAGAAAAACTGGAAAAGTTCCGCCTTGAGCAGAAGGTTTTCTTCAAAGGCCAGTGCTTAGAAGGTACTAGTCTCTTTTATCTGTTTCAATAATCATGCTTTTTATATACAGGTAacagccaaaataaaggaaacaccaacatagtgtttTAATAGGGTATTGGaccaccacgagctgccagaacatattcaatgcgccttggcatagattctagaagtgtctggaactctgttggagggatgcgacaccattcgtccacaataaataaagaaatgttttgttgatggtggtggaaaacgttgtctcaggcgccgctccagaatctcccataagtgtttaattgggttgagatctggtgacagagacacacacacacccattacagacagaaataatcctcAGCATCCCCACCACCCTCAGACGATCCCATAGGTAAAGAAgccgtggaggtcctgggctggcgtggttacacgtggtctgctgttttgagaccggttggacgtactgccaaattctctaaaatgatgttggaggcggcttatggtagagacattaacattaatttctctggcaacagctcttttggacattcctgcagtcagcatgacaattgcacgctccctcaacttgagacatggCTTATCTTTACGAAGAAGAAATGCTCAGTAACAAGGATAtaaagctttttgtgcttatggaacattcctgggatcttttatttcagctctgcAAACACTGGAACAACaacttacatgttgcgtttacatttttgttcaatatactttgtatgcctcatttactcaagtttttcctttattttggcagttacctgtatcacAGATTATCCATTtgacctgatactgtagtggccGCTCTAACAAGTGAAAGAAAAAAGTCTtcaaaaatggaaggcagtcTGGAGGAGGCAAGAGCCGGTTGGAccgttctagccaatgagagggcagatacgcatgtgaacaacaggcacaacggTTACCACAGCTACAAAGTTAAAATTGGCTATATCATAAGGTATAAGGTTAGCAGTGAGTAATGTTAGGTTTAAAAGCCCATtttagaaataggcagggtttatgactttggcTGTGGTAACTCGTGTCAACCAGGCATACAtccaatttgttttgttttttaagttGCCGGGATTTcatgtgtcctacttatatcagtacactcgtaacaacctaatcattacgaaacttataTTCGGTCTAATGAGCCACgcatagcaaataagccattacatTTTTGGTTAACCAAAATCGACACTAATTGACCTCCAATCAAAAACTCTTTGCTTGGtgagcaaaaaaaaacattttttaaacaccacccacctgctggagaagacagattttgggctCAGTTgtccctctcgcttcgcctcttcctctctgcctgtatGTACTAAAGAATACAATGTCCGTGCATAGTGAATAAACACTCATTGAATGTATTTTGGATGGCTCTCTCCTCTACCTGCAGAATGGTTCTTTGAGTTTGGCTTTGTGATTCCCAACTCCACAAACACATGGCAGTCTTTGATAGAGGCGGCTCCAGAGTCGCAGATGATGCCCGCAAATGTTTTAACGTAAGagttaatatatatttttgataaacTATTTAAGCCTTTTTTGCATTTATCTGCATGTGTTGTTGGGTCTTTTGGTCATTGTCCTACATGTGGGTTGTGCAATTGTTTGTAGGTAATATAGAACTGTCACTCACTAGGCTACATCTTGAATAAGTAATGAGGCTACAATATTCCTCCACACTTTATCTAATCTACATCAAACCTCCTGTAAACTGCAATGTCCTTGTTATGGGGGTGGCTTTGTCTCATATTTTGCAGCTAGAGATTAGTGTTTGCTGAattgtaatgtttctctccttttcAGTGGAAATGTTGTTATAGAGACCAAGTTCTTTGATGACGATCTTCACGTCAGCACCTCGCGAGTACGACTTTTCTATGTCTGAAGAAGAACAAACAACttacttttttattttctattaatCCTTGAAGTGAGGGGTGGGGGAAAACCAGGACCATACATACACAACTGATTGTTGTTATCCAATGGTCACTGGAAGCCAAGTTCGACGGAGTGCATTTCTCTTTACAGTGACGGGTGACGGCAGCACTAAAGGGAACAGTGCAGGAAGAAACCAACATCCAACCAAGTCATCAAGATCACACTGGCTTCTTGGCAGACAAGACTTTTtctatgtaaatatatatatatatatatatatatgtgggcAAAGATGATGCTCATGGCAAGAAACCatgtaaattattttatttgtACATTCATTTTTTCCCTTGTCATTCCAGAAATGTCACCCTGCGATGTACACCGCTCCATTGTCACCTTGTGTTTTCGATGTTTGCTTCCAGTTGATGTTGTGGTTGCTGATATTGTCATTGTTTGGATTTTTTTTTAGCTGTTACTAAtcttgtaaaatagactgtgtttATTACTACACGAATTATGGATTAAAATATGTTCACTACATTTTTTTTGTAGTTGATGAAGTTTAACTGCAACAGAATATGTGGTTCATGCAAGATATTTTGTCTCCTAGGATCCCAAACTTGGCTAGTGTATGAGGCATGGGGCACCTATATGCAAATTAGAACTAAACATTCATGCATATTTTGACTAAGCTACTCAACACTTCAATAAACCCGTGGGCAGTTAACTTTGATTGTACTCCATTGAATGCAAGCTGGTTTCCTAAAATACAGACTAGCCTAGCCCACCACAGATCAGCTATGTAATTTTAGCTGCAGTGAACTTCAAGTCCCAGAAAGCCTTTCGCCTGAATGAGGAAAGTTGTCTGTGACGACCTTGGATATCGACTGCACTGCAAGCATGGCGAATAAAGAGCCCAACGTGAGTATTTCAAATAACTACCAACCATACTTACTATAGACATAGGGAAGAAATACTTGTTATAGTGTCAGCTTGTAGACGTTGTTTGTATTTCAGACACGTGTGTTATATATTATGACTTACAGGCTATgcttgagaggagagagaactagCACAGGTTAGCTAATAACTAACGTTAGTTAtggttaactggctagctacgcTGGTAGTTAAGACTCATATCCTCTGCAATGCTTGACAACTAGCTATCAAATAGAGCAAGTATTTTTTTTTAGATTCCATATAGAAGCTAAGGTTTGCCAATGCCAATTTTAGCTAAACAGCTAGAAACAGGCCAGTTCTCATGCATCAgatgctaattagctagctaacttaaatGTCTTTGATAATATTTGCTAGCTAGTTAAACATAGCTAGCTTCTTTCTGAAGTATGGGCAAATATTGGTATTTGGAATAACAGACGAGCCTAACAGGCAGTTAGCAAAATATAACTAGTTAGCAGAACCAACCCATTCCAAGTCATTAATTCAATGTCATCACACATGCAGATAATTTGCCTACCCGTTTCAACGTGGAATACGTGGATTTAAGTGCTGCTTAAACGTAAACGTGACTAGTTTACATGCACGTTCATTACTCATTGACCTGCACAATCCAGTTCTGTTATAAATGGTCAAGAATATTCGAGGTGAATATGAATGGCAGGCATTGTCCTGGACACAAGTACCCCTCAAGACCAACAGATGGGGGAGTGGTGTTAACTAGCTGGACCATAACTAGAAGCCCTCCAAATCGCCCAATGTATTACTGGCCTAATAAATGAACAACTGTGGAGGAAGCCATGTAGTAATTTGTGGAGAAAGGCTCTCTGTCAGATACCTAACATCACGTCCTTGTTCTGTCTTCCCAGCGCTTCCTGACACATCTGCGGGACCTGGCCGGTCGTATGTCTGGTGCGGGGGGCAAGGGAGCAGGGATAGGTATCAAGCTTCTCATTGGTGCTGGAGCTCTGGCCTATGGCGTCAAAGAGGCTACATTCACAGGTAGGCTTAACCTCTGGTAGTGGAATGGGTAACACTTATCACAATCATGAGTGCACCCCTCTAATGTTGTGTGAAATGATTTGTTCCCAGTGGATGGAGGTCAGAGAGCGATCATCTTCAACAGAATTGGGGGGATGCAGATGGACACAGTGCTGGCTGAGGGACTGCACTTCAGGTACACTGTCGGACTCTGTCTCAGGGGTTTATCATAAAGCCAGGGTTGTCATGTTCGGTAGGCTCCAACTTGAAACAAAACTAAATttacatcaaatcaaaataattgatttatatagcccttcttacatcagctgatatctcaaagtgctgtacagaaacccagcctaaaatcccaaacagcaagcaatgcaggtgtagaagcacggtggctaggaaaaactccctaggaaaaactcccgagaaaggccggaacctaggaagaaacctagagaggaaccaggctatgaggggtggccagtcctcttctggctgtgccgggtggagattataacagaacatggccaagatgttcataaatgacccgcatggtcaaataataataatcatagtggttgtagagggtgcaacaggtcagtacctcaggagtaaatgtcagttggcttttcatagccgatcattcagagtatctctaccgctcctgctgtctctagagagttgaaaacagcaggactGGGACAGGTaacacatccggtgaacaggtcagggttccatagctgcaggcagaacagttgaaactagagcagcagcacggccaggtggactggggacagcaaggagtcatcatgccaggtagtcctgaggcatggtcctcgggctcaggtcctccgagagagagagagcatacttcaattcacacaggacagtggttaagacaggagaaatactccagatataacagactgaccctagcccgccgacacaaactactgcagcataaatactggaggctgagacaggaggggtaaggagacactggccccatccgatgatacccccggacagggccaaacaggcaggatataaaccCACCCACATTGTCAAAGCACAGCCccaacaccactagagggatatcttcaaccaccagcttaccatcctgagacaaggctgagtatagcccacaaaaatttctgccacggcacaacccagacaggaagaccacgtcagtgactcaacccactcaagtgacgcacccctcctagggacggcatggaagagcgccagtgactcagcccctgtaatagggttagaggcagagaatcccagtggagagaggggaaccggccaggcagagacagcaagggcggttcgttgctccagtgcctttccgttcagagataagtcttcagtaaagacttaaaggttgagaccgagtcttcgtctctcacatggataggcagactattccataaaaatggagctctataggagaaagccctgcctccagctgtttgcttagaaattctagggacaattaggaggcctgcgtcttgtgaccgtagcgtacgtgtaggtatgtacgggagaaccaaatcggaaagataggtaggagcaagcccatgtaatgctttgtaggttagcagtaacaCCTTGAAGTCAGCCCTTAACAGAACCATATTGTAACTGAACAGTTTTTGTTGTTCTTCAGGTTACCATGGATCCAGTACCCAATCATCTATGACATCAGAGCAAGGCCCAGGAAGATCGCTTCACTTACTGGAAGTAAAGGTACATGATGGCAGAAATGGAGGGATGGACACATGTAGACCAATACATTTCGTCCAGCAGATCAGTAAAGATGTGATGTCTTTTTTTGaaccttttattttttatttttttccctgtCTCtgtttaaataggcaagtcagttaagaacaaattcttatttccaatgacggcctaccccggccaaacccggacgacgctgggccagttgtgatacagccctgtgactcctgtctctgtttccctgtctctgtttccctgtctctGTTTCCCTGGCTCTGTTTCCCTGGCTCTGTTTCCCTGGCTCTGTTTCCCTGGCTCTGTTTCCCTGGCTCTGTTTCCCTGGCTCTGTTTCCCTGGCTCTGTTTCCCTGGCTCTGTTTCCCTGGCTCTGTTTCCCTTGTGTAGATCTGCAGATGATAAACATTGGTCTGCGTGTGCTGTCTCGTCCCGTGGCCGCCAACCTGCCTGCCATGTACCAGCAGCTGGGGAAAGACTATGATGAGAGAGTACTACCCTCCATCGTCAACGAGGTGCTAAAGAGCGTGGTGGCCAAGTTCAATGCCTCACAGCTCATTACTCAGAGAGCACAGGTACGGCACAGGGACTCTCACACAGGTAGCCTACAGTTCATCTCAGAGAGCACAGGGACTCTCACACAGGTAGCCTACAGTTCATCTCAGAGAGCACAGGGACTCTCACACAGGTAGCCTACAGTTCATCTCAGAGAGCACAGGGACTCTCACACAGGTAGGCTACAGTTCATCTCAGAGAGCACAGGTAAGGTAGCCTACAGTTCATCTCAGAGAGCACAGGAACTACCACACAGAAGTGATGGATTATATGGGACCAAGGTTGTGTACTTTGCCGGTCTCTGCTTAAAAAATGGTCATACATTAGATTGACACGTGAACTCCTGCATATGTTTAGCCTTTTCCCTGAAGGTGTTTTATGAGTCTGCCGTGTTCCTGGCTCTACTGTAGGTGTCCTTGTTGATTCGCCGGGAGCTGTTTGAGAGAGCCAAAGACTTCAACATCATCCTGGACGATGTGGCCATCACAGAGCTGAGCTTCAGCAGGGAGTACACTGCTGCCGTAGAGGCCAAACAAGTTGGTACGtacccattgtgtgtgtgtgtatatat
Protein-coding sequences here:
- the pde6d gene encoding retinal rod rhodopsin-sensitive cGMP 3',5'-cyclic phosphodiesterase subunit delta isoform X2, which codes for MSDSDIMSSTEDRAKEILKGFKLNWMNLRDAETGKVLWQGTEDLSLPGVEHEARVPKKILKCKAVSRELNFSSSEKLEKFRLEQKVFFKGQCLEEWFFEFGFVIPNSTNTWQSLIEAAPESQMMPANVLTGNVVIETKFFDDDLHVSTSR
- the pde6d gene encoding retinal rod rhodopsin-sensitive cGMP 3',5'-cyclic phosphodiesterase subunit delta isoform X1, which produces MSDSDIMSSTEDRAKEILKGFKLNWMNLRDAETGKVLWQGTEDLSLPGVEHEARVPKKILKCKAVSRELNFSSSEKLEKFRLEQKVFFKGQCLEEWFFEFGFVIPNSTNTWQSLIEAAPESQMMPANVLTGNVVIETKFFDDDLHVSTSRVRLFYV
- the LOC115158804 gene encoding prohibitin-2-like, producing MANKEPNRFLTHLRDLAGRMSGAGGKGAGIGIKLLIGAGALAYGVKEATFTVDGGQRAIIFNRIGGMQMDTVLAEGLHFRLPWIQYPIIYDIRARPRKIASLTGSKDLQMINIGLRVLSRPVAANLPAMYQQLGKDYDERVLPSIVNEVLKSVVAKFNASQLITQRAQVSLLIRRELFERAKDFNIILDDVAITELSFSREYTAAVEAKQVAQQEAQRAQFYVEKAKQDQRHKIIQAEGEAEAAKMLGQAVTKNPGYLKLRRIRAAQAIAKTVATSQNKVYLSADNLVLNLQDDSFNNLSLGKK